In Gemmatimonadota bacterium, a genomic segment contains:
- a CDS encoding NADH:ubiquinone reductase (Na(+)-transporting) subunit D — translation MNKKSRKALADPLSDNNPITVQVLGICSALAVTVQMQTAVVMTLAVTFVLTLSNVIISLLRNHIPSKIRIIVQLSVIASLVIVVNEILKAYMYDISRALSVFVGLIITNCIVMGRAEAYAMANPPWRSFLDGLGNSLGYGAILLAVAFGRELLGSGTVFGLRVVPQALYDLGYQNMGLMVIPAGAFILLGLIIWIQRTINGYTEH, via the coding sequence ATGAACAAGAAGTCGCGCAAGGCGCTTGCGGATCCGCTTTCGGACAACAACCCCATCACCGTGCAGGTGCTCGGCATCTGCTCGGCGCTGGCGGTGACGGTCCAGATGCAGACCGCCGTCGTCATGACGCTGGCGGTGACCTTCGTCCTGACGCTGTCGAATGTCATCATCAGTCTCCTGCGGAACCACATTCCGTCGAAGATCCGGATCATCGTGCAGTTGTCGGTGATCGCCAGTCTGGTGATCGTGGTGAACGAGATCCTCAAAGCCTACATGTACGACATCTCCCGCGCGCTTTCCGTATTCGTGGGACTGATCATCACGAACTGCATCGTGATGGGCCGCGCGGAAGCCTACGCGATGGCGAATCCGCCCTGGCGCTCCTTCCTCGACGGGCTGGGGAACTCGCTCGGCTACGGCGCCATTCTCCTGGCGGTCGCGTTCGGGCGGGAGCTTCTGGGGAGCGGCACGGTCTTCGGGCTGCGCGTCGTTCCGCAGGCTCTCTACGACCTCGGCTACCAGAACATGGGGCTCATGGTCATCCCGGCGGGGGCGTTCATTCTGCTGGGGCTCATCATCTGGATCCAGCGCACCATCAACGGCTACACGGAGCATTAG
- a CDS encoding Rnf-Nqr domain containing protein, translating to MEHYLSLAIKSIFVENILLAYFLGMCSFLAVS from the coding sequence ATGGAGCATTATCTGAGCCTGGCCATCAAGTCGATCTTCGTGGAGAACATCCTCCTCGCTTACTTCCTGGGGATGTGCTCGTTCCTGGCCGTGTCGAA